The following are encoded together in the Lepidochelys kempii isolate rLepKem1 chromosome 7, rLepKem1.hap2, whole genome shotgun sequence genome:
- the LOC140914650 gene encoding neuropeptide Y receptor type 4-2-like, whose product MSKTEDLNMVPPFPFNKNWSLERGFLTHIPGHCRNTTDLTVFLVASYSLETILGILGNICLISVIVRQKEKANVTSIFITNLIVSDLFMSIVCLPFTIIYTLMDYWIFGEVMCKMTSFIQCISVSVSIFSLVLIGLERHQLIINPTGWRPSIPQAYLGIVVIWTLACLMSLPFLTTSVLTYDLYKQFSYITDSSVDKAICMDSWPSDQHRLIYTTALLLFQYCIPLSFILICYLRIYLRLQKRKDMFEKSAYSGRVVQLRRINILLVSMVVAFAVCWLPLHVFNSIEDWDYKAISPCHHNLIFSLCHLVAMASTCVNPVIYGFLNNNFKKEVKSLILSCQHNSSMEEYEHLPLSSMQTEVSKGSVRLSCRHNSI is encoded by the coding sequence ATGAGCAAGACTGAAGATCTTAACATGGTCCCTCCCTTTCCATTCAATAAGAATTGGAGTTTAGAGCGAGGCTTCCTCACACATATCCCAGGTCACTGCAGAAACACAACTGACCTTACTGTCTTTTTAGTCGCCTCATATAGCTTAGAAACCATCCTAGGCATCCTCGGAAACATTTGCCTGATTAGTGTCATAGTCAGGCAGAAGGAGAAGGCCAACGTCACCAGCATATTCATTACCAACTTGATAGTCTCTGACTTGTTCATGAGCATCGTCTGCCTGCCTTTCACCATCATCTACACCCTGATGGACTACTGGATATTTGGTGAGGTCATGTGCAAAATGACTTCCTTCATCCAGTGCATTTCTGTGAGTGTGTCAATTTTCTCCCTTGTCCTCATTGGTCTGGAAAGACACCAGCTCATCATAAACCCAACTGGCTGGAGGCCAAGCATCCCCCAAGCCTATCTAGGGATTGTAGTCATTTGGACATTAGCTTGCCTTATGTCTCTGCCCTTTCTGACGACCTCCGTCTTGACATATGACTTGTACAAGCAGTTCTCCTATATTACGGATTCTTCTGTCGACAAGGCCATATGTATGGACTCATGGCCTTCTGACCAACACCGACTCATCTACACCACTGCCTTGCTGCTGTTCCAGTACTGCATCCCTCTCTCCTTTATCCTGATTTGCTACCTGCGTATCTATTTACGCTTGCAGAAGAGAAAGGACATGTTTGAGAAGAGTGCATACAGTGGCCGGGTGGTTCAGCTGAGGAGGATAAACATTTTGTTAGTATCCATGGTGGTTGCCTTTGCTGTTTGCTGGTTACCATTGCACGTTTTCAATAGCATTGAGGACTGGGATTACAAAGCCATTTCCCCTTGCCACCACAACCTTATTTTCTCATTGTGCCATCTAGTAGCAATGGCTTCCACCTGTGTCAACCCTGTTATCTATGGGTTCCTAAACAATAACTTCAAAAAAGAAGTGAAGTCGCTGATACTGAGCTGCCAGCATAATTCATCAATGGAAGAATATGAACATTTACCTTTATCATCCATGCAGACTGAAGTCTCCAAAGGCTCCGTGAGGTTGAGCTGTAGACATAATTCCATCTAG